GTTTATTTTTAGATAGATTAGCTCTACCTATTATAATTTGGTTGCGCGTTTTTATGATATTAGCTAAAATGTTATATagaattatagatttatttagttGGAACTGCAACTTGccataatacttatacatacttattaatACACGAGTTCATAAAGTTCACTGGATAGAAAATCAAACGGACTAGGTACATATTCCACAAATCGGACTTGACTTACTTCGCCTTAATACGCTTTTCCCCCAAATTGCAATGCAAAAACGTGGCTCGTTTTTTGCCGAGTCCTTTTATAATCGTATTAAGCAGGTTTAACGGAATAGTCCACATCACAAAAAAATCAATAGCGATTACTATTTGTAAGTCGATTTCCCTTCAGTGACTATCAATGAACTTTAGTTAGTCATGATGcgttttagtatattttttgttccGACGTCATAAATCAAGTAGCTTTATCCAGTGAACTATACGCTACCATTCTATTGGTATCCCATAGTATCCCTATCCCCTGTCATATCACCCCATCGGACCCCAAATTTGACGCGTGACGTCAACAGTTCATTGACCTCACCCCCGCGTTCAATGACCTCTGATTTTGGGGTGTTCTATTACGaaaaaaacatacctacttataaatggTTGTTTGTGTTTATTTAGGTATCTTTTTAGGTCGCAAGGTCGAACTCCCACCCGCGGCAAAAATGTTTATAATTGTTCATTTTTCACTCGTAATTTttgtaataggtaggtacagctgTTGATAGTAAAATATCACCTTCCTTTAACTTATTAGGATGTCTTTACTACTTAAAACACTCGTATGTACTCTGTCAACCAAAAGAAAAATGAGTGGTACTATTTAAATTCGTAAGTGTACGGAATACCTCAGGCTGCTGGTTAAGCAGTTGTGCGGTGGTTTTCTTAAGAAAGTAGCTTCATGTCTTAGTCtagtttaaataagtaattaatttaggtacttaacaTATTGGTTATACGCAGCCTTCAGCCAGTCCGTAGTgaatagagttgtgccgttcccggtaacattccccattttgtatggggaaatgtctcgcccggtaacattccccatacaacatggggaatgttaccgggaacggcacaactctactaGTGAACCATAGTAACTTCTTCCAAACTGCCTCAGTTAAGTAGTAAAcctataaatacttacctattagTTTTTCTTATTATGACCTAAGAAAATGCCAGTGCTAGAATAATTCACTACTTGGGccaaacaaattttaaaaccagtcggactcgcccaccgagcgttccgtactttttagtatttgttgttatagcggcaacagaaatacaacatctgtgaaaatttcaactgtagctatcactgttcatgagatacagcctgatgacagacagacagacagacagacggacagtggagtcttattaatagggtcccgtttttaccctttgggtacggaaccctaaaaaagttcacttctgtggacaatataataaaagttaacgagTTACGAGTACGTATTATATACCTAGCATCatcttatttgagtctcaagtactgaaaaaatgtatcccgcATATAAGGGTGCagcgtaaaaattagctttagattTCCTTAAGTTTGCGATGTCTACATGAAAGACTCGAACGAGTTAAACATACtatgtataaaatgtgtatgacccacaAACTTATAAATCCTATAATACACCATTAGAAAATGTATTTGATTGTTTACTGTATTCAAGTGCAACAAAttcgaaactactgaaccaattaagttgaaatttggcacacatgTCTGTGACCCGAAGACGGACATGTGACgtcaacaaataaattttagacATAGTACCACTTTTGGGAGGTaaatgacagttgaaattttcacagatgatgtatttctgttgccgctacaataaatactaaaaaccgaataaaataaatatttaagtgtaagTACTCATAAAATATAACGAGCTAACTGTACTTACCTAGGTAAATTACATAACTGGTGCATCACTGTGTCAATTgtataaaatttgaaatatgCGTAAGTTGAGTGACATTTGTCatacataatataacaaattCTGAAAGAGAttcgccttgtctgtaattttctgatACAATACATGTAACATGTTGTTAACATTTGTACCGTTTTGATGGGATTGCCCGTATCACTATAGATTTACCAGTCGTTTGCATTTTGCAGAATTGACttgacttaattaaattataaaatgtaaatgttaatatccattccattaaaaactacaaaagtAAAATCTTTCATCACAATACAAATTTGATTTATACGGTGTATCCCTACATCGCACCTACCATTACACTGGGGGACGGCGACAATGGCAGCTCTGTCACTTGTTCCTAAAATAATACGAGGGTCCCATTGTCATAGATACGAGGTGTTGCGAAAACGACTAAAAAGTCTGCTGTTTATTGGAAATTGTTATCTGCCGAAATATGAAATACGTGCAGCGCTGCAAATAGATTGCCTCTCGTGGGCGGGGATGGTAGAGGGAGGTGTGGGTGGTAGAACTTTAGGGGTAGAGGTTAGAGTTGCGTGAAGGGAGGTGGATCGAAATTGaacaaactattattattttattttaggaacGTTTCTCTTGTATGTTCGTACATTTCTTTGTTTAGTTAAAATACAGATACCTACGTAAATCATGAAATCAAATTAGTGTCACATGCCAATACTAGCACAAGCACAAGatgataaaatttaattactatGCTTTCAGTAGACGTGCTTAATATTGTAAActtgtttaaaaaattaaaataattcttgACCGGAATTACTGAGGTCAATTTTTTGTTGCTcatatgtttatttatgttttattcaaatcataagaaaaagttaattaacaataaataaagccttacagtaaaaattaaactacaattaactaaactgAGATCAATTAGATCTGATTTGtttttatcgatattttaaaATGGGTTTGGGTTGAAATACAAATGAAAGCAACTGCCATcgggttttttatatatttagaacaAGAAATGTATAGTTACAACCATTGAGGATATTAAATATCATATTGTAAAAACTATTGTATAAAGTGAAGAGAATgtgacattttttcatatttttttattcaattataattaattcccataaattaataattatagacACATAAATTACGTGAAAAtattaatgaataaattacTTAAAACAGCCAAGTAACCACTACTGATGTAAATATTTGGTTATTAATGCTTACAATAGGAAtgagtattttaaaattttctatcCCGCTTGAAGGATGTCGCGTAGCAATTTTCCAAAAACCGCTTCGGTCCTCTGAACCGAGCGTTTAAGCTCCTTATTGGTGTTTGGAAAACTTTACAATAATTCAAAAATCCTTAAACGATCTTACAAATTATTGGGAACAACATTTAATTCTAAGACACTAAAACTGAATCAATATTTGGAATTGAATCGATCTCCCTCGCCCGTTCGCTAGCCGGAGCGGCGGCCGCAGCCGCCggagcgcgccgcgccgctcgcTCCGGGCAGCAAACCGGCCAGGGACCATGATGCCAGGTTTAGTGTTGTCTTAATTCCATCTACTATTTCTTGTGCAACTCAAACTCCCCACAAAAGCTATAATGAAGTAGAGGTAATTATTAAACCGACACAATAAGTATATAGAAATACCTAACCTTTAGGTACAATattaactaaatcggttaatACGATCAACACAGACACCtacttcttaatttttatataggtaacCATAAAAAGACGAAAATAAACTTCaacattaatttgaaatacCGGAAGATCTTAAgtgttttttaacttttttttagattttattattagttttataaaatacGTATTTGTATCAAAGTGGAGTCAGCTAGCGAACGAGGAAATGGCTGACTGTTTCATAAtctcatttaattataaatatcatTGCTTTCATTGCCTAGTACACCTTAACGTTGAAGTTGGTAAAATACTTATTCAATACTTTATTTTGAGACACTTATCTTACGATGCACATTTGCTCTATTTATTTCCTATCCTTACTCGAGTCTGCTGGAAGTCGGGATGATTTACTGTGTTTTAAATATTCGCAAAGACCTCAAAAAGTATCTATGATACGTTCCAATCTTTCAGGTCTCTAACAATATGGAAATATGAATGAATATTGCCTACGTTTACGTACTAGGAGTATCACATGCTACTCTGCACGATTCTGTGTTTGTCCCCATTGTATCCCTTAACCTGAAATGAATGGAGCCGGAGGGGCAAGCGTGAGGCGTCTTGTGTTTGGACACGAGTCCGACCCGTGCCTGCTCCCCGCCCTTCGACAAATGGGAACGAACCATTGTGCTATGCAGTTAATAGAGGAATCAACACCGAAAACGAACTTCTAATAAATAGACAGTGAAATTGATATTACAtgatattacttttttatttatttaaattcgaAACTATTGGTAATTTATTCACAATTCGCATTCCGAAGCTGGTCCGATGCTGttgttatatttacatatttattgcaACCTTTTTAGCGAATGCTCTAAGCGTAAAATCGACTCGTCGTTTGACGAAGCCTGGGGTTTTCAACGCAAGTGTCTTTCTGGGCTTTTCACTGTCTATAATGATAATTACAGTGCGGCAGCACACGGCTCTCCCTGACTCCCGCCAGCGCTCAGCTACCCAATACCAGCGTAAGACGGCTTTAagagtaaatttaaattttaaatactcCATTAAAGCTTAGTTCAACTGGTGTAAAAGCGCTGCATTTCAGGTAATAAGGACTAGGTCATCACTCGTGAAATGCAGAAATGTAGATCAAAAAGAtctctttaaaaatattgcttAGTTTATTGTCCCTTATCGACATATTATATTGCTTTCGGTTGTTTACCGCTGGTTCGTGGCGCGAGCGGGCGCAGCGCCGCCGGTGCTCCGCCCAGGTGACGATGATCATGCGAACGCGCAAAGGGAAGCGACAAGGCGCCGCGggctatattataaaaaattacgatgagagtaggtacctacgagtAAGAGCTATGCTAGAGAAACAGATCCAAAAGAGGAAGTATGGGCTGAGCAAAtggattttataattttacaataatatagCCGTTGCAGCTTTGAAGTAGGTGTTGTGTAAACTTTTTGACGTATGACGTTAATAGTAACACATTTAGTCGATGTCTCGAGTTTTCTGTGGCgtcaaaatatttcaatttatcGATGGTATTTTGTCGATACACATTTGGCACTTGcgacttttttaattattgagCATTTGACTAGAATAAATACAGCCTTAAGTGCCACAGTCGGTATTGAAATATTTTCACGCAGAGAAGTTAACTTATGTAGATTTATGTCCTATGGAAGATATAATTTCTTCATTGTGACTTAACTACGGTTCCGGCCTCTGGCATTATTTCTGCTTTGTGCTTGCCCGAGGCCGGTTCCTTACCAGACTATACGCTGATGCATACAAATGCTATTAACCTTCCTATTTATCACCGATTCCTGGACAGTCATTAATGTTAGCTGCATTCTTGTCAATTGATTTACTTATTAATTATGGGCCATCAACCTATGACTGCATAATCCCTCTCACTTAatctttaatataatttaagatcGACCGTCACGtgaatttatttacttttatttttttgctaatTTCACAGCCTCATGTCAATTAGCCTATGCGTATTTAGAGTATTGTTTCTGTGTTGccaattaattactttattttatatattttcttattttcattaaaaaatgtttcaaaACACCGTTCAAAAAGTAGCCGTATGGTATTGATAATAGGGGTGCTTCTCCCTAGGCTGGGTTCGTTACCTACATTGACTGTGTCTACACCACTATTAGTAGAACGTTTTGCCGACTGCCTTACGACTATTAagatatgaaatactgtatatttttaaaatacatataaaaatattaagttaaCATTATGTGTAACGTAGCGTGCTTAACTCACAATACATTTATTGCTTTTCATGTTCACGAACTACTCGACCCACTAAGCTATTGAGCACtaggtattattaatttattattatcttttttattcttttgtttaattattaccGAAAGAAGGGTTGACGCACAAAACATTCTACTAATACACGCTGTAAGTCACTTTACACACCTAACGAACAACCGctccaaaatattttgaaatttttacttcaattattattattatttattatctaaaAAGTCGATGAGTTTTCAGTGAATACTTTGGTGTTTTCGTTTCGATTCAAACGACAGTTTAAATCTTACATTTACGCGAAAAGCAATCCCAAACTTGAAACCATATTAGGGTTAAGTTACCctaaacaataattatttacgttttatttaatgaaactttACCTCCCTGAGCCCGATTAATCGCCCATTATAGtaattacctaataaataaatcaatttagttttttaagcATTACTCAAACCGGCAAATCGATACCATCGATAATCCATCGGGTTACATTATTTACTGTAGGTATGCTGTGCTAGACATCCGCCGTCTTGAACATGTGACAAGCGCGCGAGAGACGGTCTGAGTAAGCTTAACTTACCGAGAAGTTACGATATAAATTAGACATTAAATAAGTTAAATGCACACCTAATAGACATACACGTAAAATACAATAATTGCACGTACACTAAATTAATGAGTCGTTAAATCTAACAAAATTTGAAATTATCATTACGGTTATTATCATCAACATTAACTCCAACTATTCTTAAAATTATCAattatgaataatattataatccCCGCGAAGGGGTAAAAACTAGAATAGTTGAAATTTATATGCTGATGCAAAACAACACAAACACAACAACCACTATAACCTAAAGACGACTACATTATAGTTAGGTACAGTAGGTTAGCAAAAGTTGTGCTCGCGACCACTCCACCGCTTGCCAACCGTACGATCCATATAATTACCAccatttaaattataatcaaaCTATGCCGAAAATCTACACCTCGCTTCGGTAAAGCACTTTTCagtataaaattacatacaaatattaatCCATCGTTTCTACAATTCCACCTGTTTTCTTTTCCATCTGGCCATTACCGACTCGAGGCGTAGTAACGAAAGTGGTAACTCACAATTTCTCTAAATTAATACAGTATCCCTAATAATAATGAAACGTATTAAGACTAAAATTGGAATCTCAAGCAAGTCAAGCTGTATGTAAAATAAgcgaattttatttaaattagtaaatgaataaatttaatagTAAGTCGACCGCTGGCCATGGCCTTCGCCGCGATTACAATAAATAGACAAACAAACTGCGGTCGGCCAGGTCGGCCTAGCCCGACGCCTCCACTcatttgttaatatatttatattaaattaatggcTATTAGTTATTGCacgttttacatttataataaatatataaatacttgtaaATTTTAATCTTCATCTTTGGTATGTAATGAGTACCTATTAGTTAATATCTGAAATGTTACAAAACTGTTTCTTATATATATTCTTTTTACAAAAATCGTAGAGTCGTTAGGACGGCACGATAATATAATCTATTCAAGTTCGATGTTCTTCAATAGGTCTTGTCGGGTCGAAGTGGTTCTGAGGCGTGTCAGACGCGGgggattttttaaacatttttcctatttacaaattttcatttaaaCTAAGACAATTAAAGCCTACTTCGAATAGACGCAGGTTCGCAtccatacattattattatagcagGTACCGATCATATGTTTAGATATCGATTATTATTGGAAACGATATCGTTAGACTAGAGTATGCACCATAGTTCCGCGGTGGACTGTCGTCCTCCGTTGCTCCGCGTGCTGTCCCCGTTTCACGTGCGGCGAGGAAGCGCGCGCGCGCGAGCGAGACGGCGCGCTCGGCCGGGCTCGATCGATCGCCGGCCGAGCGGCCCCGAGCGCCTTCGACCACCCCCCACACTGGGAGGGCGACGCCATAGTGTGTCAGATCCTTGTCAGTGTGCGTTACCGGTATCTACTACCGTAACCCGCTTCCTAGTTCCTCATATCAAAATTTTCTCAAAAAACTAACCTACACGTTTTCACGCCGGGCGAGCCCGGGACGTCAACTCATCTCCGCGGATCTCaatcattttttaaaattttatcaaaacctATCACAGTTTTTGATTAGTTTTCATCCTTAATTAGATTAATATAtgattaaaatatacatatagataatatatattttccaATCTTTAACAATATAACACTATTTTACTTCGATTAAGTGCCTGAGAAGCGCGAGCTTCGTTCCATTACTTTTGGCCGGTCCGATATAATACTAACAGCTAGGTACGTTGTGTGAGCGACAGAATGATGTATTTtgcattaggtatatatatttggCAAACGTGGACCGGGCGCCGGGCCGGACCGGGCCGCGCCGTGCCGGGCCGCCCTGATGCCGTGACGCCCCGGTGGAGACGTGACACGCACAATACGACAGACGATATGATCGCGTATAAATTCCACAAAGGAgcattacacaatttaggcTATTATTGCTAATTATTCATTATATTCGAAAACTATTTCTCGTTAACCACAACCGTTCATAAGCGAAGTTTAATATCATTATTTTGTTATTGACTATTACCAATATGTATGGGTTAGTCAGGCCGTGTGACATGTGAGCCGGCCCAGGTCGTGTCTAGTCGGTGCAGCTGGACTGAGTCCGGACCTGCGCACCGCTCCCTGTACGAGCCGCCATTTTGTTTCCTGAAACACACTTAACCCAGTTCGGTATATAGGCATACGTACGTTTATATATGTCACCGGAGCGGCTTCGGACAAAGGGTCGGTGCCTTCGCTTTACAGTAAACGTAGAAAATGCGGACGTCGTCCGGTCTATTCGGGAAGACAGTCTAACTCTTGTTGTTCTGGTATCCGCGGTATGTATGGGTGCGCGCCTGGCGCGTGCCGTCCTAGCGGCCGCGGCGCCCGCGGCGTTTAAATAGTCTTGATCTTGTTGGTCTTGAAGCTGACCTGCAGCACGCGATTGCCCAGAGTGTATCCGTTCAGCGACTGGATGGCCACCACGGCCTCGTCGTAGTTTGTCATTGTGATGAAACCATACCCTTTGCACTTGTTGGTCTGCAGGTCTCTTATGACTTTGACGCTCTGAACGGCACCGAACGGGCCGAAGAGTTGCCAGAGCACGTTTTCCTCGGTCTCGGGCGCCAGGTTGTACACGAAGATGCACCACTCGGAGCCCACGGCTCCTGGCAGGACGCCGCCCAGAAGCTCCCCAGCCAGCGGGCTGTAGCGTTGTAATCCCTTGTTGATGGCCAGGAGAGACTTGCCAGAGCTGAAGCGGCCGAGGGGCGCAGGGAATCGAAGCGCCGCCGGCAGGTACGCCGCTAGCGGTGCCAAAGCTTTTCCATTGTTGGACGGGTTGTTCGCAAACTTCACTGTGATAGGCTCTGTCGCTCCTTTAGGCACTGTTCCATTCAGTTCCTGAATGGCTCTTTCGGCCTCCACGCGTTGATCAAATCGAATGAATCCCACTCCTTTAGAGAGTCCCTGTTCGCCCCCGGTGAATGGCCGCCCGCCGGAATTTTCGCACAGAATGCGGGATGTGATGATGCGGCCGTAAGGGCTGAAGAGTCGTTCCAACTCACTCTGAGTCATAGTTTTTGGAAGTCCGGACACGTAGAGATTGGCCCCTTTGATGGCCTCGCTGCTTGGTCGTGCGTATGATACTTTGATGGTTTTGTTCTGGAGGCGAAGTCCATTGAGCGTCGAGATGGCTTTTTCCGCATCCTCAGGACGGTGGTAGTTGACAAACGCATAGCCGAGCGACTGGCCGCCGCCGTGCAGCGCATGGTTCAAAGCATCAGGGAACGCGGCCCCTTTATTTCGGATGAGCTTGCAACTCTCCACTTCACCAATACTGGAGAACAGGCTCCGGATCTCCTCCTGAGTCATGCTCTGGGGCAGGTAGTTGATGATGAGATTGGTTTTGGACTCCTCGCCGGAGCCATTCTGTTGCTCGCTGTCGCCTTTCGACATGGTGGCTCAAATCATAAACGTAAAGAACGAAAGGGAAACGAAAAACgcggtaaaataaataacacgcGTACGTCCGAATGGGTAGCGCGCGCGAGCGGTATTGCGAGGGGTGGCCCGCGCAGGACCGCGCAGCCCGGTATCGACCGCGTTATGTAACGCCGTTCGTTCACCCCTCTCCCGGTTGGTATAGTGTCCGAAAAAACCAGATACACCCCGCATCGACCCGCCCGGGATGCTGGCCTAACCGGGTTCCGCTCTGCCCTCCATCTTAGCGCCGTGCCGGCTGCCGGAACGCTCAATAACTGTCATTCATTACACATTACACGAATTTCCTCGATTTCCGCATCGCCCATTAATTGTTCTTTGATATCGTAACAACGGGCTTTAACACGTTTTTAGGCGAGAAGTGACGTTATTTCTAATATTAAGTACGATGTACATCTTTACATTCATTATCGAGATGCTTTCATTGACTCTTACTCAAATGAATAATACGATTGTAGTAAAATAGGGTCTTCTACgtttagcacaatcggaataggacaaactgcgaaatctcttggacagtaAAGAAATTGggtatatatgttaattaaaggtccctttttcatgtccacaccatttgacatttggagACCTCGAGGAACCGTAGCCATCTTGGAAGATGCGTGCCttcctggaaaaattctcattttaCTCTGAATTTATGTATTCTATGGAAATATGGTGTGAGGTGtgaggcaacattaaagcttattaaattctacataaAAAGGTCCTACATAcctttgcaaaaaaaaacttcttgtaGAAAATACATGCTGAATCTAGATTGAGCGCTTATACTTTTCCAGGGGACATTCTCTTGATATGAAACATAGATGATCATAGAAATTCCAcatttgtctatacatttgtacacgatctacccaatatcaacatttcacTTGACCGCGACTTACCCAGAAAGAAGGGTAATAATGGGTTTCATAACTGATGATTCTCTACATCCTGTAGCCCGAGAGTCCTCTTGACGTTCATGATCTGTTTACATTTGTTTCagccccatttaagacctaaaatcagTTTTTCTCGTCACATTATTTAGCCCTAGGAATTTCTCCCTGATTCATTTTACTAAATTTGTACTGGTGTTCCAATTCGTTACCTActgatgtatttttattgaaatctgctcaatagtttaggcactAGAAGGAAAAATATGATTTCACATTCAGCATACTCTCAAGTCGGCTGTATTGTGGTTTatctggttaggttaggttagaactgcgacccccaagaaaacgaactcttgctagaagtgggttaggttagaactgcgacccccaagaaaacgaactgtagccagaaaagtgggttaggatagattagaactgcgaccccc
The sequence above is drawn from the Cydia strobilella chromosome 2, ilCydStro3.1, whole genome shotgun sequence genome and encodes:
- the LOC134752799 gene encoding ELAV-like protein 4; protein product: MSKGDSEQQNGSGEESKTNLIINYLPQSMTQEEIRSLFSSIGEVESCKLIRNKGAAFPDALNHALHGGGQSLGYAFVNYHRPEDAEKAISTLNGLRLQNKTIKVSYARPSSEAIKGANLYVSGLPKTMTQSELERLFSPYGRIITSRILCENSGGRPFTGGEQGLSKGVGFIRFDQRVEAERAIQELNGTVPKGATEPITVKFANNPSNNGKALAPLAAYLPAALRFPAPLGRFSSGKSLLAINKGLQRYSPLAGELLGGVLPGAVGSEWCIFVYNLAPETEENVLWQLFGPFGAVQSVKVIRDLQTNKCKGYGFITMTNYDEAVVAIQSLNGYTLGNRVLQVSFKTNKIKTI